In a genomic window of Quercus lobata isolate SW786 chromosome 4, ValleyOak3.0 Primary Assembly, whole genome shotgun sequence:
- the LOC115984581 gene encoding uncharacterized protein LOC115984581, protein MATEYFTKWAETVPFQKATGRVVANFIKENIIVRFGVPHRIISDNGTPFVNSNVRKMLKFYQVKHHRSSLYYPQGNGQAEATNKMQGKEKEGEAFTTKRCEDLEGLDERREEVEERSHRYRQNMTNAYGRMTKERVFAEGQLVLKVADYVRRGMARPSKFAPKWEGPLVIRETHPSGYYRLA, encoded by the exons ATGGCTACGGAGTACTTCACTAAGTGGGCAGAGACAGTGCCATTCCAAAAGGCCACAGGAAGAGTAGTGGCAAACTTCATCAAGGAGAACATAATTGTGAGATTTGGAGTGCCTCATAGGATTATTAGCGATAATGGTACACCGTTTGTCAACAGTAATGTAAGGAAAATGCTGAAATTCTACCAAGTCAAACACCATCGTTCATCGCTTTATTAccctcaaggaaatgggcaagcaGAGGCAACAAACAAG ATGCAGGGGAaggaaaaagagggagaagcctTTACGACAAAAAGGTGTGAAGATCTAGAAGGACTTGATGAAAGAAGGGAGGAAGTCGAAGAGCGTAGCCATAGATACAGACAAAATATGACAAACGCCTATGGCAGGATGACTAAAGAAAGGGTGTTCGCGGAAGGACAACTTGTACTGAAAGTGGCAGACTATGTCAGGCGAGGTATGGCAAGACCATCTAAGTTTGCACCCAAATGGGAGGGACCCCTCGTTATAAGAGAGACACACCCGAGTGGATATTATCGCCTAGCCTAG